A window of the Streptomyces sp. NBC_00250 genome harbors these coding sequences:
- a CDS encoding FG-GAP repeat protein: MRKHRSAALAAATLLLLTGAGIATAPAAWAGVPGSTRADDRNCDFDGDGFDDVLVGAPGATVGGRRGAGLVTVQYGSRHGIDTRAATVISQNTRGVPGGAEAGDSFGAAVATGDLDGDGYDDAVIGAPGEDIGTRADAGGVIVLWGSPHGLVGTDSRWVESLLGPVAGNRFGSALGAARFTAETSGDQLIALDRRSAERHLFGAALRPGERRTGTGPRAHGAEPLNRAALARSGGRAAAPPLRDLVAKSVTTGDYDRNGFADLVIGGVTTGAEPGHGWSWYLAGRSDHLVHQRDLRGGPVTASGDLDGDGHDDLVTGEPHSPDDGGESMTGGLVGVYRGGPRGLAGATGVGTPPQWWTQNSPGVPGASERGDGWGADLSLGDTDHDGYADLAIGAPGEDIGTVADAGMVTVLRGSARGLTGTRARSWTQDSPSVPGGVEKGDGFGGQVRLVDPNADGRFGLLAAAPGENTADGHVWVFSAGTGGPTATGSWTYSVGSLGGPYVDARFGSAIDE, encoded by the coding sequence ATGCGCAAGCACCGTTCCGCCGCCCTCGCCGCGGCGACGCTCCTCCTTCTCACCGGTGCGGGGATCGCGACCGCACCCGCCGCCTGGGCCGGGGTGCCCGGCAGCACCCGCGCCGACGACCGCAACTGCGACTTCGACGGCGACGGCTTCGACGACGTCCTCGTCGGCGCGCCCGGCGCCACCGTCGGCGGCAGGCGCGGAGCCGGCCTCGTCACCGTCCAGTACGGCTCACGGCACGGCATCGACACCCGCGCCGCCACGGTCATCAGCCAGAACACCAGGGGAGTACCCGGCGGTGCCGAGGCCGGCGACTCCTTCGGCGCCGCCGTCGCCACCGGCGACCTCGACGGCGACGGCTACGACGACGCCGTGATCGGGGCCCCCGGCGAGGACATCGGCACCCGCGCCGACGCCGGCGGCGTGATCGTCCTGTGGGGCTCCCCGCACGGACTCGTCGGCACCGACAGCCGCTGGGTCGAGAGCCTCCTCGGCCCGGTGGCCGGGAACCGCTTCGGCTCCGCACTCGGCGCCGCGCGGTTCACCGCCGAGACGTCCGGGGACCAGCTCATCGCCCTCGACCGCCGGTCCGCCGAACGGCACCTGTTCGGCGCCGCCCTCCGGCCGGGCGAGCGGCGCACCGGCACCGGCCCCCGCGCGCACGGCGCCGAGCCGCTGAACCGCGCCGCCCTCGCGCGAAGCGGTGGGCGCGCCGCCGCGCCGCCGCTCCGGGACCTCGTCGCCAAGTCCGTCACCACCGGCGACTACGACAGGAACGGCTTCGCGGACCTGGTGATCGGCGGCGTCACCACCGGCGCCGAACCCGGCCACGGCTGGTCCTGGTACCTCGCCGGACGGAGCGACCACCTCGTCCACCAGCGCGACCTGCGCGGCGGCCCGGTCACCGCCTCCGGCGACCTCGACGGCGACGGCCACGACGACCTCGTCACCGGCGAGCCGCACAGCCCCGACGACGGCGGCGAGAGCATGACCGGCGGCCTCGTCGGCGTCTACCGGGGCGGCCCGCGCGGCCTCGCGGGCGCCACCGGCGTCGGCACCCCGCCGCAGTGGTGGACCCAGAACTCCCCGGGAGTACCGGGCGCCTCCGAGCGCGGCGACGGCTGGGGCGCCGACCTCTCCCTCGGCGACACCGACCACGACGGCTACGCCGACCTCGCGATCGGCGCGCCCGGCGAGGACATCGGCACCGTCGCCGACGCGGGCATGGTCACCGTCCTGCGCGGCAGCGCCCGGGGCCTCACCGGCACCCGCGCCCGGTCCTGGACCCAGGACTCGCCGTCCGTGCCCGGCGGGGTGGAGAAGGGGGACGGGTTCGGCGGCCAGGTCCGGCTCGTCGACCCGAACGCCGACGGCCGCTTCGGACTGCTGGCCGCCGCCCCCGGGGAGAACACCGCGGACGGGCACGTGTGGGTCTTCTCCGCCGGTACGGGCGGGCCGACCGCCACCGGCTCGTGGACCTACAGCGTGGGCAGCCTCGGCGGCCCGTACGTCGACGCGCGCTTCGGGTCCGCGATCGACGAGTGA
- a CDS encoding ZIP family metal transporter, with the protein MAVVVALGAFLMTLFGGWVAGRVTDRRHLVLGLAGGLMLGVVGLDLLPEAMEAAGDEVFGVPEALLLFVGGFLLAHVVERLLAVRRAAHGVAADERVPQVGMTAAAAMVGHSLMDGIALGAAFQVGGGMGATVALAVITHDFADGFNTYTITSLYGNARSKALAMLVADAVAPLVGAASTLLFTLPEELLGSYLGFFGGALLYLAAAEILPEAHHEHPARSTLLCTVAGVGFIWFVVGVSGG; encoded by the coding sequence ATGGCTGTAGTCGTCGCGCTCGGCGCGTTCCTCATGACGCTCTTCGGCGGCTGGGTCGCGGGACGCGTCACCGACCGGCGTCACCTCGTCCTCGGCCTCGCCGGCGGACTCATGCTCGGCGTCGTCGGACTCGACCTGCTGCCCGAGGCCATGGAGGCCGCGGGCGACGAGGTCTTCGGAGTCCCGGAGGCGCTGCTGCTGTTCGTCGGCGGCTTCCTCCTCGCCCACGTCGTGGAGCGACTCCTCGCCGTACGCCGGGCGGCGCACGGGGTCGCCGCCGACGAGCGGGTCCCCCAGGTCGGCATGACGGCGGCCGCCGCGATGGTCGGTCACAGCCTCATGGACGGCATCGCGCTCGGCGCCGCCTTCCAGGTCGGCGGCGGCATGGGCGCCACCGTCGCCCTCGCCGTCATCACCCACGACTTCGCCGACGGCTTCAACACGTACACGATCACGAGCCTCTACGGGAACGCCCGCAGCAAGGCCCTGGCGATGCTCGTCGCGGACGCGGTCGCCCCGCTGGTCGGCGCGGCCTCCACCCTGCTGTTCACCCTTCCGGAGGAACTCCTCGGCAGCTATCTGGGCTTCTTCGGCGGCGCCCTGCTCTACCTGGCCGCCGCCGAGATCCTGCCGGAGGCCCACCACGAACACCCCGCCCGCTCCACCCTGCTGTGCACGGTGGCGGGCGTCGGCTTCATCTGGTTCGTGGTGGGCGTCTCCGGCGGCTGA
- the cobC gene encoding Rv2231c family pyridoxal phosphate-dependent protein CobC, which yields MVSDGVASAHLGVGARSGVPVDEVLALIEAVLREAGLRRADVRSLATLDARAAEPGITGAAEELGVPVRGFTAAELAAVPVPHPSALPLAATGTASVAEAAALLAAAAAGGGTAAGGAGPTGGTGGLLLVPKRKTRRVTCALATSVPVRPNEDAPGVRLLRRTHGYIAGEPGSPPTIPTPHTTAAMDMHLHTDAHDLRHHGDAEVRDEKLIDLAVNVRTNTPPDWLRRRIADSLTGLAAYPDGRAARAAVAERHDLPSNRVLLTAGAAEAFVLIARALPVRRPVVVHPQFTEPEAALSDVGHEVGRVLLREEDGFRLDPAAVPEDADLVVIGNPTNPTSVLHPADSIAALARPGRTLVVDEAFIDAVPGERESLAGRTDVPGLVVLRSLTKTWGLAGLRIGYVLAEPETIAALERSQPLWPVSTPALVAAEACMSRAALAEAEHAAHRIGVERAHLLAGLAEFDEVRTVEGSEGPFVLLRIDGADAIRERLRSLGFAARRGDTFPGLDRNWLRIAVRDRVTTNRFLQALDQALLMGG from the coding sequence TTGGTATCGGATGGGGTGGCGTCCGCGCACCTCGGCGTCGGTGCGCGGTCGGGGGTCCCGGTGGACGAGGTGCTCGCCCTGATCGAGGCGGTTCTGCGGGAGGCGGGTCTGAGGCGCGCGGACGTCCGGTCGCTGGCCACGCTCGACGCGCGGGCGGCGGAGCCGGGGATCACGGGGGCGGCGGAGGAGCTCGGCGTCCCGGTGCGGGGGTTCACTGCGGCGGAGCTTGCGGCCGTGCCCGTACCGCATCCGTCGGCGCTGCCGTTGGCCGCGACGGGCACGGCGTCGGTGGCGGAGGCGGCGGCGCTGCTCGCCGCCGCGGCGGCAGGCGGGGGAACGGCGGCGGGAGGTGCCGGGCCGACGGGAGGTACGGGGGGCTTACTCCTCGTACCGAAGCGGAAAACCCGGCGCGTAACGTGCGCTCTCGCCACTTCCGTCCCGGTTCGTCCGAACGAAGATGCCCCAGGCGTACGGTTGTTGCGCCGAACTCACGGGTACATCGCTGGCGAGCCTGGCTCACCCCCCACCATCCCCACCCCCCACACGACGGCGGCCATGGACATGCACCTGCATACCGACGCCCACGACCTGCGCCACCACGGTGACGCCGAGGTCCGGGACGAGAAACTCATCGACCTGGCGGTCAACGTCCGGACGAACACCCCACCGGACTGGCTCCGGAGGCGGATCGCCGACTCCCTGACCGGACTCGCCGCCTACCCCGACGGCCGGGCCGCGCGGGCGGCCGTCGCCGAGCGGCACGACCTGCCCTCGAACCGGGTGCTGCTCACGGCCGGCGCGGCGGAGGCCTTCGTGCTGATCGCGCGGGCGCTGCCGGTGCGGCGGCCCGTCGTCGTGCATCCGCAGTTCACCGAGCCGGAGGCGGCGCTGTCCGACGTCGGCCACGAGGTGGGCCGGGTGCTGCTGCGCGAGGAGGACGGTTTCCGGCTGGATCCGGCGGCGGTTCCCGAGGACGCGGACCTGGTGGTGATCGGGAACCCCACGAACCCGACCTCCGTGCTGCACCCCGCCGACTCGATCGCCGCGCTCGCGAGACCGGGGCGGACCCTGGTGGTGGACGAGGCCTTCATCGACGCGGTGCCGGGCGAGCGCGAGTCGCTGGCCGGGCGGACCGACGTGCCGGGGCTCGTGGTGCTGCGCAGCCTCACCAAGACCTGGGGGCTCGCCGGTCTGCGGATCGGGTACGTGCTGGCCGAGCCGGAGACGATCGCGGCGCTCGAACGGAGCCAGCCGCTGTGGCCGGTGTCGACGCCCGCCCTGGTGGCGGCGGAGGCGTGCATGTCGCGGGCGGCGCTCGCGGAGGCCGAGCACGCGGCGCACCGGATCGGGGTGGAGCGGGCCCATCTGCTCGCCGGCCTCGCCGAGTTCGACGAGGTGCGGACGGTGGAGGGGTCGGAGGGGCCCTTCGTGCTGCTGCGGATCGACGGGGCGGACGCGATCCGGGAGCGGCTGCGGTCGCTGGGCTTCGCGGCCCGCCGGGGCGACACCTTCCCGGGGCTCGACCGGAACTGGCTGCGGATCGCGGTCCGGGACCGGGTGACGACGAACCGCTTCCTCCAGGCCCTCGACCAGGCCCTGTTGATGGGCGGCTGA
- a CDS encoding GNAT family N-acetyltransferase, which translates to MTTATAAHVQRIEGFGTVTVRPVEPERDAPVLHAWVNEERSRFWGMVGTTVEQVRDVYAHLDSLTTHHGFLVSLDDEPIALLQTYDPEADRVSECYEVEPGDIGAHFLIAPNAAPQPGFTGTLLSVLIAFTLRDHTRVVVEPDASNEKAIARMVRAGFELGPEVVLPEVDLPEVFIPEKKARLAFLHRR; encoded by the coding sequence ATGACCACCGCAACCGCCGCCCACGTCCAGAGGATCGAGGGCTTCGGCACCGTCACGGTCCGGCCCGTCGAACCCGAGCGCGACGCGCCGGTCCTGCACGCCTGGGTCAACGAGGAGCGGTCCCGCTTCTGGGGCATGGTCGGCACGACCGTCGAGCAGGTCCGGGACGTCTACGCGCACCTCGACTCGCTCACCACCCACCACGGCTTCCTGGTGAGCCTGGACGACGAGCCGATCGCCCTCCTGCAGACGTACGACCCCGAGGCGGACCGCGTCAGCGAGTGCTACGAGGTGGAGCCCGGGGACATCGGCGCCCACTTCCTGATCGCGCCGAACGCGGCCCCGCAGCCCGGCTTCACCGGCACGCTCCTGTCCGTGCTCATCGCCTTCACGCTGCGGGACCACACCCGTGTGGTCGTGGAGCCGGACGCCTCCAACGAGAAGGCGATCGCCCGCATGGTGCGGGCCGGTTTCGAGCTGGGCCCGGAGGTCGTGCTGCCCGAGGTGGACCTGCCGGAGGTCTTCATCCCGGAGAAGAAGGCCCGGCTCGCCTTCCTGCACCGGCGCTAG
- a CDS encoding SCO1860 family LAETG-anchored protein, whose translation MNSNTFRMPVRRTAAAATVAALTVGPVLLAAPAAHATGGEGRATAVVLRTGLDVSLLGKTVDVPVRASLNEVRAPQTESETALSVKVQGAEEGKPIDILAADVATSTATVDEKKAEGYVNLVKAQVHVPGIPLLSLIEVEKVTSKALCEVGRKPVAESNVLGHVTVFGKRTTLSTGGRTQVSVPGIGKVTLDLSRTSTTSRTAAATALELKVEVDPLKLGVAEVNGTVTLAEATCETPEGTAPTEKPTERPTEKPTEQPTQEPSERPSEQPTQEPSVKPSDAGGIKTNNGGTTPTQNLAETGGSSTTPYIAGGALALLVAGGGALALTRSRARSRG comes from the coding sequence TTGAACAGCAACACCTTCCGCATGCCCGTGCGCCGCACCGCGGCCGCCGCGACCGTCGCCGCCCTGACCGTCGGCCCGGTCCTCCTCGCGGCCCCCGCGGCGCACGCCACGGGCGGCGAAGGGCGCGCCACCGCCGTCGTCCTGCGGACCGGCCTCGACGTCTCGCTCCTCGGCAAGACGGTCGACGTGCCGGTGCGGGCCTCGCTCAACGAGGTCAGGGCGCCGCAGACCGAGAGCGAGACCGCGCTCTCCGTGAAGGTGCAGGGGGCCGAGGAGGGCAAGCCGATCGACATCCTCGCCGCCGACGTCGCCACCTCGACGGCCACCGTCGACGAGAAGAAGGCCGAGGGGTACGTGAACCTCGTCAAGGCCCAGGTCCACGTCCCCGGAATCCCGCTGCTCTCCCTCATCGAGGTCGAGAAGGTGACCTCCAAGGCGCTGTGCGAGGTGGGCAGGAAGCCGGTCGCCGAGTCCAACGTCCTCGGCCACGTCACCGTCTTCGGCAAGAGGACGACCCTCTCCACCGGCGGCCGCACCCAGGTCAGTGTCCCGGGCATCGGCAAGGTGACCCTCGACCTCTCCCGCACGTCCACCACCTCCCGTACGGCGGCGGCGACCGCCCTCGAACTCAAGGTGGAGGTCGACCCGCTGAAGCTCGGCGTCGCCGAGGTCAACGGCACCGTGACGCTCGCCGAGGCCACCTGCGAGACCCCCGAGGGCACGGCCCCGACGGAGAAGCCCACGGAGCGGCCCACCGAGAAGCCGACCGAGCAGCCCACCCAGGAGCCCAGCGAGCGGCCCTCGGAGCAGCCCACGCAGGAGCCCTCGGTGAAGCCGAGCGACGCCGGCGGCATCAAGACCAACAACGGTGGCACCACGCCCACCCAGAACCTCGCCGAGACCGGCGGCAGCTCCACCACCCCGTACATCGCGGGCGGGGCGCTCGCGCTCCTCGTGGCCGGCGGCGGCGCCCTCGCGCTGACCCGCTCGCGCGCCCGCTCCCGAGGCTGA
- a CDS encoding siderophore-interacting protein — MGHGWQGAVLKLMRGKDFTFTVTGAEQVTEDYRRVHFTDGGLLAAAGVHPTMWVRIWFENAGKPHQRAYTLVDPDREAGTFSLEFALHDGVASRWARACTPGDTVEATLQGTGFEAPEPRPGRLLVVGDPASLPAVNSLLDALPGVPATVWFETQHASDEELPVRLDPEHHELRRVPRRNDGADLVARVKAELPGLADSDPYVWIACDTTTTRTLATYARKELALPKERVHALGYWRAG; from the coding sequence GTGGGTCACGGCTGGCAGGGTGCCGTTCTCAAGCTGATGCGGGGCAAGGACTTCACGTTCACCGTGACGGGGGCCGAGCAGGTCACCGAGGACTACCGCAGGGTGCACTTCACGGACGGCGGACTGCTCGCCGCCGCCGGAGTCCACCCGACGATGTGGGTGCGCATCTGGTTCGAGAACGCGGGCAAGCCGCACCAGCGCGCGTACACCCTGGTCGACCCCGACCGGGAGGCCGGCACCTTCAGCCTGGAGTTCGCCCTCCACGACGGAGTCGCCAGCCGCTGGGCCCGCGCCTGCACCCCCGGCGACACCGTGGAGGCCACCCTCCAGGGCACCGGCTTCGAGGCGCCGGAGCCGCGCCCCGGACGGCTCCTCGTGGTCGGCGACCCGGCCTCCCTGCCCGCCGTCAACTCCCTGCTCGACGCGCTCCCGGGCGTCCCGGCCACCGTCTGGTTCGAGACCCAGCACGCCTCCGACGAGGAGCTGCCCGTCCGGCTCGACCCCGAGCACCACGAGCTGCGCCGGGTGCCGCGCCGGAACGACGGAGCCGATCTCGTCGCCCGCGTGAAGGCCGAGCTTCCCGGACTCGCCGACTCGGACCCGTACGTCTGGATCGCCTGCGACACCACGACCACCCGCACCCTCGCCACGTACGCGCGCAAGGAGCTCGCCCTCCCCAAGGAGCGCGTCCACGCCCTCGGGTACTGGCGCGCCGGCTGA
- a CDS encoding penicillin acylase family protein — protein sequence MAEDHVGYMDGIGVCVSIEVYRDAWGVPHLRAADPDELAFAQGRVTARDRAWQLEVERHRAQGTTAAFLGAAELGWDTFARRSRLADTARRCFERLERDDAPTAAWVRAYVDGVNDGLAEGAGRAPEFERTGLTPGRWEPWTPLAVWLTTHILFAGFPTKLWREEVARRLGEEWTELFATDGPGTSGSNGWLIAGERTASGAALVAGDPHRFIEAPGVYQQIRLACPSYDVVGIAVPGIPGLAHFGHTGPVAWAITNAMADYQDLYRERLRRLPDGGVEAYGPEGPRPATTHTETIEVAGGEPVVVEVIETDRGPVIIGVDDEPVSEPGTGPGSESAGWEAVSLRYPPRVTGELGFGVLPALLRARTVADVDAALDGWIEPVNVVLAADTQGGLLHRVAGHVPVRNRANSLRVVPAWDPAHAWEAAPAPLPRAEVDGHAVMANARGLAGPLGIEFAPPHRAARIGTLLDASADWTPETVAAVHRDTDNPSAARLLAAVARVGDAGVGTVLSPAACAVRDRLLAWDRRMDADSTDAGLYAAVRGAVVRRLAAHEAFAALREPAPYPEVFRPWLALGPRVAYALETLLVAGPVPAGDVDRIVREALDEVGTGEPPAAWGVTHRLAPWQALPDADDAQWPGLGGDHDCVLSTSSVPGWTDRSARASAARYVWDLADRERSGWIVPFGASGVPGDPHHRDQLPLWLRGELAPVTTDWQYLTKEQG from the coding sequence ATGGCCGAAGACCATGTCGGGTACATGGACGGGATCGGGGTCTGCGTGAGCATCGAGGTCTACCGGGACGCCTGGGGCGTCCCCCATCTGCGCGCCGCGGACCCGGACGAACTCGCCTTCGCCCAGGGCCGGGTCACCGCCCGCGACCGGGCCTGGCAGCTGGAGGTCGAGCGGCACCGGGCCCAGGGCACCACGGCCGCCTTCCTCGGCGCCGCCGAGCTCGGCTGGGACACCTTCGCCCGGCGGTCCCGGCTCGCCGACACCGCCCGCCGCTGCTTCGAGCGGCTCGAACGCGACGACGCGCCGACCGCCGCCTGGGTACGCGCGTACGTGGACGGGGTCAACGACGGCCTGGCGGAAGGGGCCGGACGCGCACCCGAGTTCGAGCGGACCGGCCTCACGCCCGGCCGGTGGGAGCCGTGGACCCCGCTCGCCGTCTGGCTGACCACCCACATCCTGTTCGCCGGCTTCCCCACCAAGCTGTGGCGCGAGGAGGTCGCCCGGCGGCTCGGCGAGGAGTGGACGGAGCTCTTCGCGACCGACGGGCCGGGGACCTCCGGCTCCAACGGCTGGCTGATCGCGGGCGAGCGGACCGCGAGCGGGGCCGCCCTGGTGGCCGGCGACCCGCACCGGTTCATCGAGGCGCCGGGCGTCTACCAGCAGATCCGGCTCGCCTGCCCCTCGTACGACGTGGTGGGCATCGCCGTGCCCGGCATCCCCGGTCTCGCCCACTTCGGCCACACCGGGCCGGTCGCCTGGGCGATCACCAACGCGATGGCCGACTACCAGGACCTCTACCGGGAGCGGCTGCGGCGGCTCCCGGACGGCGGGGTGGAGGCGTACGGCCCCGAGGGCCCGCGCCCGGCGACCACGCACACGGAGACGATCGAGGTCGCGGGCGGGGAGCCGGTCGTCGTCGAGGTGATCGAGACGGACCGGGGTCCGGTGATCATCGGGGTGGACGACGAGCCCGTGAGCGAGCCGGGGACCGGGCCGGGGAGCGAGTCCGCCGGATGGGAGGCCGTCAGCCTTCGGTACCCGCCGCGCGTCACCGGAGAGCTCGGTTTCGGCGTCCTGCCCGCGCTGCTGCGCGCCCGGACCGTCGCCGATGTGGACGCGGCCCTCGACGGCTGGATCGAGCCGGTGAACGTCGTCCTGGCCGCCGACACCCAGGGCGGTCTGCTGCACCGGGTCGCCGGCCACGTCCCCGTCCGGAACCGGGCCAACTCGCTGCGCGTCGTGCCCGCCTGGGACCCGGCCCACGCGTGGGAGGCCGCTCCGGCGCCGCTGCCCCGCGCCGAGGTCGACGGCCACGCCGTGATGGCCAACGCCCGTGGCCTGGCCGGACCGCTGGGGATCGAGTTCGCCCCGCCGCACCGGGCGGCGCGGATCGGCACGCTCCTCGACGCTTCGGCGGACTGGACCCCGGAGACCGTCGCCGCCGTCCACCGCGACACCGACAACCCCTCGGCGGCCCGCCTCCTCGCGGCGGTGGCACGCGTGGGCGACGCCGGGGTCGGCACCGTCCTCTCCCCCGCCGCCTGCGCCGTACGGGACCGGCTGCTCGCCTGGGACCGGCGGATGGACGCGGACAGCACCGACGCCGGCCTGTACGCCGCCGTGCGCGGGGCCGTGGTGCGGCGCCTCGCCGCCCACGAGGCCTTCGCGGCGCTGCGCGAACCCGCCCCGTACCCCGAGGTGTTCCGGCCCTGGCTGGCCCTCGGACCGCGCGTCGCCTACGCCCTGGAGACCCTGCTCGTGGCCGGGCCCGTGCCCGCCGGGGACGTCGACCGGATCGTGCGCGAGGCGCTCGACGAGGTCGGTACCGGTGAACCGCCGGCCGCCTGGGGAGTGACGCACCGGCTCGCGCCCTGGCAGGCGCTGCCCGACGCCGACGACGCGCAGTGGCCCGGGCTCGGCGGGGACCACGACTGCGTGCTCTCCACCTCCAGCGTGCCCGGGTGGACCGACCGCAGCGCCCGCGCCTCCGCCGCCCGTTACGTCTGGGACCTCGCCGACCGCGAACGCAGCGGCTGGATCGTGCCGTTCGGCGCCTCCGGCGTCCCCGGCGACCCGCACCACCGCGATCAGCTTCCGCTGTGGCTGAGGGGCGAGCTCGCCCCCGTCACCACCGACTGGCAGTACCTCACCAAGGAGCAGGGATGA
- a CDS encoding amidohydrolase family protein, which yields MSDHAVLHVKGRVLVGPEDVRDELWCVDGRVTFDRPAAETVTVEGWVLPGLVDAHCHVGLDRHGPVDEATSEKQALTDRDAGTLLIRDAGSPSDTRWIDEREDLPKIIRAGRHIARTRRYIRNYAHEIEPADLVAYVGREARRGDGWVKLVGDWIDREAGDLTACWPRAEVEAAIAEAHRLGARVTAHCFAEDSLRDLVEAGIDCIEHATGLTEDTIPLFAERGVAIVPTLVNIATFPHLADGGEEKFPRWSAHMRRLHERRYDTVRAAFDAGVPVFVGTDAGGSLAHGLVAEEVEELTKAGIPPIDALAATAWGAREWLGRPSLEEGAPADLVVYGEDPRADVRVLAAPRRVVVNGRVVG from the coding sequence ATGAGTGATCACGCGGTGCTGCACGTGAAGGGACGGGTGCTCGTCGGCCCCGAGGACGTACGGGACGAACTGTGGTGCGTCGACGGACGGGTCACCTTCGACCGGCCCGCCGCCGAGACGGTCACCGTCGAGGGCTGGGTGCTGCCCGGCCTCGTCGACGCCCACTGCCACGTCGGCCTCGACCGGCACGGCCCCGTCGACGAGGCCACCAGCGAGAAGCAGGCCCTCACCGACCGGGACGCGGGCACCCTGCTGATCCGGGACGCGGGCTCGCCCTCCGACACCCGCTGGATCGACGAGCGCGAGGACCTGCCGAAGATCATCCGCGCGGGCCGGCACATCGCCCGCACCCGCCGCTACATCCGCAACTACGCCCATGAGATCGAGCCCGCCGACCTCGTGGCGTACGTCGGCCGCGAGGCCCGCCGCGGCGACGGCTGGGTCAAGCTCGTCGGCGACTGGATCGACCGCGAGGCAGGCGACCTCACCGCCTGCTGGCCGCGCGCCGAGGTCGAGGCCGCCATCGCCGAGGCGCACCGGCTCGGCGCCCGCGTCACCGCGCACTGCTTCGCGGAGGACTCGCTCCGCGACCTCGTCGAGGCCGGGATCGACTGCATCGAGCACGCGACCGGTCTCACCGAGGACACCATCCCGCTCTTCGCCGAGCGGGGCGTCGCGATCGTCCCGACCCTGGTCAACATCGCGACCTTCCCGCACCTGGCCGACGGCGGCGAGGAGAAGTTCCCCCGCTGGTCGGCCCATATGCGCCGGCTGCACGAGCGCCGGTACGACACCGTGCGCGCCGCCTTCGACGCGGGCGTCCCGGTCTTCGTCGGCACCGACGCGGGCGGCTCCCTCGCCCATGGCCTGGTGGCCGAGGAGGTGGAGGAGCTGACGAAGGCCGGCATCCCGCCGATCGACGCGCTCGCGGCCACCGCCTGGGGAGCCAGGGAGTGGCTGGGCCGCCCCTCCCTGGAGGAGGGCGCCCCGGCCGACCTCGTCGTCTACGGCGAGGACCCGCGCGCGGACGTCCGCGTCCTCGCGGCGCCGCGCCGGGTCGTCGTCAACGGGCGGGTGGTCGGCTAG